From one Luteipulveratus mongoliensis genomic stretch:
- a CDS encoding CapA family protein: protein MTRVVLPGLAAAVVLGSVATMTIRQPSTPDAALITSSIDGIVVDEQGRAVPGATIKTDAETVVADEGGHFDAAIRGAELITASAPGHKSRTQAAAPDQTVSIELTSQADHTVSIRFGGDVMMARRYYEPADGKPPLLTQTSTVADHAKILAPVAPLLGDADLTVVNLETPLVTDPYYDPSKPRPKRYHPSKSLAFGSAPATAQALKQSGVDAVSLGNNHLYDALDPGLSSTIKTLDQAGIVHFGAGPNENAAWKPAIVTRAGQKVALLGCTTVDGHDEAVPYVAGPARGGAAFCTEPRMRAAVAAAKKQAANVVVMIHGAIEYQRLQTPEVRALFRAATEAGAQAIIGGHPHVTGGITQSGKSVVAETMGNLVFDQDLWSTFPSYLLRVDLRQGAPVYSSVDPLSIQRYHPVPAVGALAEASARIAAGSVPGQARLGGAGALLPTSNAPPASTQEVKVGKGEIRSVAPGWWFSGAATPTGGVRAGTDLLFGTGTFEDQDVDPTTSGGDLWTLGKYARISTGARCKLGDGTSDQGIELLRSPVSTKDVYATPSHRQMITPGQSLTLTTDLRRASPGATLELRWYYRSEGKSMKTTSVTLPITDTTSSGCRRVVLDAVAPKDAHAVQPFLRLAPPSDGQKSRRLAVDNLRLIAWAPVGQGGRQYDVVRGSLNSTGRFVLDRPSSQRKPSDPLLEDSSSDN from the coding sequence GTGACCCGCGTCGTCCTGCCCGGCCTGGCCGCCGCTGTCGTGCTCGGCAGCGTAGCCACGATGACCATCCGGCAGCCGTCCACGCCTGATGCGGCGCTGATCACCTCCTCGATCGACGGCATCGTGGTCGACGAGCAGGGCCGTGCGGTCCCCGGTGCCACGATCAAGACCGACGCCGAGACCGTGGTGGCCGACGAGGGTGGCCACTTCGATGCCGCGATCAGAGGTGCGGAGCTGATCACGGCTTCCGCGCCCGGCCACAAGTCGCGCACCCAGGCCGCCGCTCCGGACCAGACGGTCTCGATCGAGCTCACGTCGCAGGCCGACCACACCGTGAGCATCAGGTTCGGGGGTGACGTGATGATGGCGCGTCGCTACTATGAGCCGGCCGACGGCAAGCCGCCACTCCTGACGCAGACCTCGACCGTGGCCGACCACGCGAAGATCTTGGCGCCTGTTGCCCCGTTGCTCGGTGATGCCGACCTGACCGTCGTCAACCTCGAGACGCCCCTGGTCACCGACCCGTACTACGACCCCAGCAAACCGCGGCCCAAGCGCTACCACCCGAGCAAGAGCCTCGCGTTCGGCTCGGCTCCGGCGACCGCTCAGGCGCTGAAGCAGTCGGGCGTTGACGCGGTCTCGCTCGGCAACAACCACCTCTACGACGCGCTCGACCCCGGTCTGAGCAGCACCATCAAGACCCTCGACCAGGCGGGCATCGTGCACTTCGGCGCCGGGCCCAACGAGAACGCTGCCTGGAAGCCCGCGATCGTCACTCGCGCGGGCCAGAAGGTCGCGCTGCTCGGCTGTACGACCGTCGACGGGCACGACGAGGCCGTCCCCTATGTGGCCGGTCCGGCCCGAGGCGGCGCTGCGTTCTGCACCGAGCCGCGCATGCGCGCCGCTGTGGCCGCGGCCAAGAAGCAGGCGGCCAACGTCGTGGTGATGATCCACGGCGCCATCGAGTACCAGCGGCTGCAGACGCCCGAGGTCCGCGCCTTGTTCCGCGCGGCGACCGAGGCTGGTGCGCAGGCCATCATCGGTGGTCACCCGCACGTGACCGGCGGCATCACGCAGAGCGGCAAGTCGGTGGTCGCGGAGACGATGGGCAACCTGGTGTTCGACCAAGACCTCTGGTCGACGTTCCCCAGCTATCTGCTGCGGGTCGACCTGCGCCAGGGTGCGCCGGTCTACAGCTCGGTTGACCCGTTGTCGATCCAGCGCTATCACCCGGTCCCTGCGGTTGGGGCTCTTGCTGAGGCCTCGGCACGGATTGCCGCCGGCAGCGTGCCCGGCCAGGCGAGGCTCGGCGGCGCGGGCGCGTTGCTGCCGACGAGCAACGCACCGCCCGCCAGCACCCAGGAGGTCAAGGTCGGCAAGGGTGAGATCCGGTCGGTGGCGCCCGGCTGGTGGTTCTCCGGTGCCGCGACACCGACGGGCGGCGTCCGCGCCGGCACCGACCTGCTGTTCGGCACCGGCACCTTCGAGGACCAGGACGTCGATCCCACGACGTCAGGTGGTGACCTGTGGACGTTGGGCAAGTACGCCCGGATCAGCACGGGCGCGCGGTGCAAGCTGGGCGACGGCACCAGTGACCAGGGCATCGAGCTGCTGCGCAGTCCGGTCAGCACCAAGGACGTCTACGCGACTCCCTCCCATCGGCAGATGATCACGCCAGGGCAGTCGCTGACACTCACGACCGACCTGCGCAGAGCGTCTCCTGGAGCCACCCTCGAGCTGCGCTGGTACTACCGCTCCGAGGGCAAGAGCATGAAGACGACCTCGGTCACGCTGCCGATCACCGATACGACGTCCTCAGGCTGCCGCCGTGTGGTCCTGGACGCCGTTGCTCCCAAGGACGCCCACGCGGTCCAGCCCTTCCTGCGGCTGGCGCCGCCGTCGGACGGCCAGAAGTCGCGCCGCCTTGCGGTCGACAACCTGCGGCTCATCGCCTGGGCGCCGGTCGGTCAGGGCGGGCGGCAGTACGACGTCGTGCGCGGCTCGCTCAACAGCACCGGCCGCTTCGTCCTGGACCGGCCGAGCTCGCAGCGCAAGCCGTCTGACCCGCTGCTCGAGGACTCCTCGAGCGACAACTGA
- a CDS encoding poly-gamma-glutamate biosynthesis protein PgsC/CapC: protein MAEYAASPEVVRIAIVFGVIMSMLFYERVQLTTGGAIVPAYLSLAVFRPLAIVVTIGVGYLTYLLVTVLLSKRKILYGRRKFEAEVMVGLTLIMGATYAAHLFDQVDPMFLGLTGVGFLVPGIIAHDMARQKPGRTIFAVAITTAVLAVFVQLITALFSILPGKNTSPVQLASVLGYPREFLVVAVGLSVLTGMLIFARTGLRSGGFITGAYLALVSPRWADLAFTVGVALATWFVVVRVLMPRLLLFGRRKVSTMILVGSIVGWTTEIVIQQASHGDYTPWRGLTVATLMVPALIANDAQRQGWERTVWGTALAGLGVYAAVNFIAVSTHMGAVL, encoded by the coding sequence ATGGCTGAGTACGCCGCCAGCCCGGAGGTCGTTCGCATCGCGATCGTCTTCGGCGTGATCATGAGCATGCTCTTCTACGAGCGTGTCCAGCTCACGACCGGTGGCGCGATCGTGCCGGCCTACCTGTCGCTGGCGGTCTTCCGACCGCTCGCGATCGTCGTCACGATCGGCGTCGGATACCTCACCTACCTCCTCGTGACGGTCCTGCTGTCCAAGCGCAAGATCCTTTACGGCAGAAGGAAGTTCGAGGCCGAGGTGATGGTCGGCCTGACGCTGATCATGGGGGCGACCTACGCCGCGCACCTCTTCGACCAGGTCGACCCGATGTTCCTCGGGCTGACCGGTGTCGGCTTCCTGGTGCCGGGCATCATCGCCCACGACATGGCGCGCCAGAAGCCCGGCAGAACCATCTTCGCGGTCGCCATCACGACGGCCGTGCTGGCCGTCTTCGTCCAGCTGATCACCGCGCTGTTCTCGATCCTGCCGGGCAAGAACACTTCCCCCGTCCAGCTGGCCTCCGTGCTCGGCTATCCGCGCGAGTTCCTTGTGGTCGCAGTCGGATTGAGCGTGCTCACGGGCATGCTGATCTTCGCGCGTACCGGACTGCGCTCGGGCGGGTTCATCACCGGCGCCTACCTCGCGCTCGTGAGCCCGCGCTGGGCCGACCTCGCCTTCACGGTCGGTGTCGCACTGGCCACGTGGTTCGTGGTGGTCAGGGTGCTGATGCCCCGGTTGCTGCTCTTCGGGCGACGCAAGGTGTCGACCATGATCCTGGTCGGCAGCATCGTGGGCTGGACCACCGAGATCGTCATCCAGCAGGCCTCCCACGGCGACTACACGCCGTGGCGAGGACTGACCGTCGCCACGCTCATGGTGCCGGCCCTGATCGCCAATGACGCGCAGCGGCAGGGCTGGGAGCGTACGGTCTGGGGCACCGCGCTGGCCGGCCTCGGCGTCTATGCCGCCGTCAACTTCATCGCCGTCAGCACCCACATGGGGGCCGTCCTGTGA
- the pgsB gene encoding poly-gamma-glutamate synthase PgsB, with the protein MLSQVCGLGVLVVATAALFFYWHVTVRGHNRRLEQLDVRVHVNGIRGKSTVTRLLAGVLREGGFVTVAKTTGSAARIIAPTGAETRIQRRGAPTINEQIDIVAEHVTPEVEALVMECMAVRPLYQQYSEDYMVRSDITVITNVREDHQEEMGETLEEIADSLSTTIPTGGVLVTAEDRPDLRERLRRNAEKRGSTLLYADPAGVSDADMRGFDYLQFRENVAIGLAVGRLLGVSREAALEGMWKSVPDVGVVRLNTYDIHGKDVLWVPMFAANDRESVVLTLDTLRAQFPPNATVIGILNNRRDRGRRAELFAEMVPDDLSHHLDHVITFGAFEDNVTKVMVERGYGRERIHHLGDTVQPSLRQILGTVDRLIDGQQGVLIGMINIHTAQAEMLIEHFQHLRGEDHRDEIEESRDPSRAPRGVQRVVRAATRTRQSVGGDG; encoded by the coding sequence GTGCTCTCACAGGTCTGTGGGCTCGGTGTGCTGGTCGTGGCCACCGCAGCCCTCTTCTTCTACTGGCATGTGACCGTTCGTGGGCACAACCGCCGGCTCGAGCAGCTCGACGTCCGCGTCCACGTCAACGGCATCCGTGGCAAGTCGACCGTGACCCGGCTGCTGGCCGGTGTGCTGCGCGAGGGCGGCTTCGTCACGGTCGCCAAGACCACCGGCAGTGCGGCACGGATCATCGCGCCGACCGGCGCAGAGACGCGGATCCAGCGACGTGGTGCGCCCACCATCAACGAGCAGATCGACATCGTGGCCGAGCACGTCACGCCCGAGGTCGAGGCGCTGGTGATGGAGTGCATGGCGGTGCGGCCGCTCTACCAGCAATACTCCGAGGACTACATGGTCCGCTCCGACATCACCGTCATCACCAACGTGCGTGAGGACCACCAGGAGGAGATGGGGGAGACGCTGGAGGAGATCGCGGACTCGCTGTCGACGACGATCCCGACCGGCGGCGTACTCGTCACTGCCGAGGACCGTCCGGACCTGCGCGAGCGACTGCGACGCAACGCCGAGAAGCGTGGCAGCACACTGCTGTACGCCGATCCCGCCGGTGTCTCCGACGCGGACATGCGCGGCTTCGACTACCTCCAGTTCAGGGAGAACGTCGCGATCGGCCTCGCCGTCGGGCGGTTGCTCGGCGTCAGCCGCGAGGCGGCGCTCGAGGGCATGTGGAAGTCGGTGCCCGACGTCGGTGTCGTCCGGCTCAACACCTACGACATCCACGGCAAGGACGTGCTGTGGGTGCCGATGTTCGCGGCCAACGACCGCGAGAGCGTGGTGCTGACGCTGGACACGCTGCGCGCCCAGTTCCCGCCCAACGCCACGGTCATCGGCATCCTCAACAACCGTCGCGACCGCGGACGCCGGGCCGAGCTGTTCGCCGAGATGGTGCCCGACGACCTGTCGCACCACCTGGACCACGTGATCACCTTCGGTGCATTCGAGGACAACGTCACCAAGGTGATGGTCGAGCGCGGTTACGGCCGTGAGCGGATTCACCACCTGGGCGACACCGTGCAGCCGTCCTTGCGACAGATCCTGGGCACCGTCGACCGGCTGATCGATGGTCAGCAGGGCGTCCTGATCGGGATGATCAACATCCACACGGCGCAGGCCGAGATGCTGATCGAGCACTTTCAGCACCTCCGGGGCGAGGACCACCGCGACGAGATCGAGGAGTCCCGCGACCCGTCCCGGGCCCCGCGCGGAGTCCAGCGCGTCGTCCGGGCAGCGACCCGCACCCGCCAGTCGGTGGGCGGCGATGGCTGA